A single region of the Neodiprion pinetum isolate iyNeoPine1 chromosome 5, iyNeoPine1.2, whole genome shotgun sequence genome encodes:
- the Picot gene encoding putative inorganic phosphate cotransporter isoform X1 yields the protein MSSATANGGNRDRNGHVLVWEQPGLDEPDNRPPQKQAAMVGSRHVVAFMLFLGMANAYVMRTNMSVAIVAMVNHTALPQDNDTETDECDGTYNSSSSTSSDGEFVWSTSLQGYILSSFFYGYVLTQIPFGILAKRYGAKYFLGIGMLINSVFGLLVPVAAQQSYWLLILVRFIQGLGEGPIVPCTHALLAKWIPPNERSRMGAFVYAGAQFGTVVSMPLSGLLSEYGFSGGWPSIFYVFGLVGTIWSIAFIFTVYEDPECHPSIAEDEKKYILSSVWGSAGVSSPPVPWKSILTSLPFWAILIAHMGQNYGYETLMTELPTFMKQILHFDIKSNGTVSALPYLAMWIFSMLISHVADWMISNNICSHQVTRKILNTIGQFGPAIALVAASYTGCNPTLTVAILTIGVGLNGGIYSGFKVNHLDISPRFAGILMSFTNCLANLAGLLAPMTAGYIIESKPTQAQWRIVFVISAVVYIACGTFYLLFASGVRQPWDNPEKDKPKRVKKDIEGAQALNETRH from the exons ATGAGTAGTGCGACAGCCAACGGCGGGAACAGAGACCGAAATGGCCACGTGCTGGTTTGGGAACAGCCAGGTCTTGATGAGCCGGACAACAGACCTCCGCAAAAGCAAGCAG CTATGGTGGGGTCACGTCACGTAGTGGCGTTCATGCTTTTCTTGGGAATGGCTAATGCGTATGTCATGAGAACAAACATGTCTGTGGCCATCGTTGCTATGGTAAATCACACGGCGCTTCCACAGGACAATGATACCGAAACTGACGAGTGTGATGGGACGTACAACAGTTCTTCTTCC ACTTCATCCGACGGAGAATTTGTATGGAGTACAAGCTTACAAGGATATATCCTCAGTTCATTCTTCTATGGATACGTACTAACACAAATTCCCTTTGGTATTCTTGCAAAAAGATACGGAGCAAAGTACTTCCTCGGTATCGGTATGCTGATCAACTCTGTCTTTGGCTTGCTGGTACCAGTTGCCGCGCAGCAAAGTTATTGGTTACTGATTCTTGTGCGCTTCATTCAAGGCCTTGGAGAG GGTCCTATCGTGCCTTGTACGCACGCATTGCTGGCCAAGTGGATTCCACCTAACGAAAGGAGCAGGATGGGAGCGTTCGTCTATGCCG GCGCTCAGTTTGGAACTGTTGTCTCTATGCCCCTGAGTGGTCTACTTTCTGAATACGGATTTAGCGGAGGATGGCCGTCGATATTCTACGTTTTTGGACTAGTTGGTACCATCTGGAGTATCGCTTTCATTTTCACCGTCTATGAAGATCCTGAGTGTCATCCGAGTATTGCAGAGGATGAAAAGAAGTACATCCTCAGTTCAGTGTGGGGAAGTGCTGGTGTATCT TCACCGCCTGTTCCATGGAAATCTATCTTGACGTCGCTGCCATTCTGGGCTATTTTGATAGCTCACATGGGTCAAAATTACGGTTACGAAACACTGATGACTGAATTACCGACTTTCATGAAGCAAATTCTTCATTTCGACATCAAGTCG AATGGTACAGTATCCGCACTCCCATACTTGGCAATGTGGATCTTCTCCATGCTGATCTCGCACGTTGCCGACTGGATGATTTCTAACAATATCTGCTCTCACCAAGTGACGcgtaaaattttgaacacGATTGGTCAATTTGGGCCTGCGATTGCTTTAGTAGCCGCCTCCTACACTGGATGCAATCCTACGCTTACTGTTGCAATTTTAACCATCGGTGTAGGACTCAATGGTGGTATATACTCTGGCTTTAAGGTCAACCATCTCGACATATCGCCAAGATTTGCAGGAATCCTCATGTCATTCACCAATTGTCTTGCCAATCTTGCTGGGCTCCTAGCCCCCATGACTGCAGGATACATAATTGAATCGAAG ccaaCGCAAGCGCAATGGAGGATTGTGTTTGTGATATCTGCAGTTGTGTACATTGCTTGCGGAACGTTCTACCTTCTATTCGCGTCAGGAGTGAGACAACCGTGGGATAATCCCGAGAAAGATAAGCCAAAGAGAGTCAAGAAAGATATCGAAGGAGCACAAGCTTTAAACGAAACTCGGCACTGA
- the Picot gene encoding putative inorganic phosphate cotransporter isoform X2 yields MGTGNGTGQGTEMEAKNGVKSPMPTGEEPSRPHAMVGSRHVVAFMLFLGMANAYVMRTNMSVAIVAMVNHTALPQDNDTETDECDGTYNSSSSTSSDGEFVWSTSLQGYILSSFFYGYVLTQIPFGILAKRYGAKYFLGIGMLINSVFGLLVPVAAQQSYWLLILVRFIQGLGEGPIVPCTHALLAKWIPPNERSRMGAFVYAGAQFGTVVSMPLSGLLSEYGFSGGWPSIFYVFGLVGTIWSIAFIFTVYEDPECHPSIAEDEKKYILSSVWGSAGVSSPPVPWKSILTSLPFWAILIAHMGQNYGYETLMTELPTFMKQILHFDIKSNGTVSALPYLAMWIFSMLISHVADWMISNNICSHQVTRKILNTIGQFGPAIALVAASYTGCNPTLTVAILTIGVGLNGGIYSGFKVNHLDISPRFAGILMSFTNCLANLAGLLAPMTAGYIIESKPTQAQWRIVFVISAVVYIACGTFYLLFASGVRQPWDNPEKDKPKRVKKDIEGAQALNETRH; encoded by the exons CTATGGTGGGGTCACGTCACGTAGTGGCGTTCATGCTTTTCTTGGGAATGGCTAATGCGTATGTCATGAGAACAAACATGTCTGTGGCCATCGTTGCTATGGTAAATCACACGGCGCTTCCACAGGACAATGATACCGAAACTGACGAGTGTGATGGGACGTACAACAGTTCTTCTTCC ACTTCATCCGACGGAGAATTTGTATGGAGTACAAGCTTACAAGGATATATCCTCAGTTCATTCTTCTATGGATACGTACTAACACAAATTCCCTTTGGTATTCTTGCAAAAAGATACGGAGCAAAGTACTTCCTCGGTATCGGTATGCTGATCAACTCTGTCTTTGGCTTGCTGGTACCAGTTGCCGCGCAGCAAAGTTATTGGTTACTGATTCTTGTGCGCTTCATTCAAGGCCTTGGAGAG GGTCCTATCGTGCCTTGTACGCACGCATTGCTGGCCAAGTGGATTCCACCTAACGAAAGGAGCAGGATGGGAGCGTTCGTCTATGCCG GCGCTCAGTTTGGAACTGTTGTCTCTATGCCCCTGAGTGGTCTACTTTCTGAATACGGATTTAGCGGAGGATGGCCGTCGATATTCTACGTTTTTGGACTAGTTGGTACCATCTGGAGTATCGCTTTCATTTTCACCGTCTATGAAGATCCTGAGTGTCATCCGAGTATTGCAGAGGATGAAAAGAAGTACATCCTCAGTTCAGTGTGGGGAAGTGCTGGTGTATCT TCACCGCCTGTTCCATGGAAATCTATCTTGACGTCGCTGCCATTCTGGGCTATTTTGATAGCTCACATGGGTCAAAATTACGGTTACGAAACACTGATGACTGAATTACCGACTTTCATGAAGCAAATTCTTCATTTCGACATCAAGTCG AATGGTACAGTATCCGCACTCCCATACTTGGCAATGTGGATCTTCTCCATGCTGATCTCGCACGTTGCCGACTGGATGATTTCTAACAATATCTGCTCTCACCAAGTGACGcgtaaaattttgaacacGATTGGTCAATTTGGGCCTGCGATTGCTTTAGTAGCCGCCTCCTACACTGGATGCAATCCTACGCTTACTGTTGCAATTTTAACCATCGGTGTAGGACTCAATGGTGGTATATACTCTGGCTTTAAGGTCAACCATCTCGACATATCGCCAAGATTTGCAGGAATCCTCATGTCATTCACCAATTGTCTTGCCAATCTTGCTGGGCTCCTAGCCCCCATGACTGCAGGATACATAATTGAATCGAAG ccaaCGCAAGCGCAATGGAGGATTGTGTTTGTGATATCTGCAGTTGTGTACATTGCTTGCGGAACGTTCTACCTTCTATTCGCGTCAGGAGTGAGACAACCGTGGGATAATCCCGAGAAAGATAAGCCAAAGAGAGTCAAGAAAGATATCGAAGGAGCACAAGCTTTAAACGAAACTCGGCACTGA
- the LOC138190298 gene encoding cytochrome c oxidase subunit 4 isoform 1, mitochondrial-like, protein MLTMRCRLLNPVSDGFLLLGRRSEILQAHVPKATIYNKSRIGNREVVGFGFNGDYSYIDRTDFPFPAIRFKKSTPDVLALREKERGDWRKLSIEEKKSLYRISFCQTFAEMNAPDGELGGIIGWSLFFISISLWVHALIVSTYDSAPTSFSPEARIAQYLRQEGINNQPISGNYKPPGVDEWLKANKAQDMEE, encoded by the exons ATGCTGACAATGAGGTGCCGACTACTGAATCCTGTGTCTGATGGTTTTCTTCTGTTAGGCCGCCGAAGTGAAATCTTACAAGCACATGTACCGAAAGCCACAATATACAACAAATCTAGAATTGGCAACCGAGAAGTGGTTGGATTCGGATTTAACGGCGATTATTCGTACATTGATCGTACAGACTTTCCATTTCCTGCAAtacgtttcaaaaaatcaactcCCGATGTTTTG GCGTTAAGAGAAAAAGAGCGCGGTGATTGGCGAAAATTATCtatagaagagaagaaaagtttATACAGAATAAGTTTTTGTCAGACATTCGCAGAAATGAACGCACCGGACGGAGAATTAGGGGGAATTATTGGTTGGTCTCTGTTCTTCATCTCAATCTCATTGTGGGTGCACGCGTTGATCGTATCCA cCTACGATTCTGCACCGACCTCTTTCAGTCCTGAAGCTAGAATAGCTCAGTATCTTCGTCAGGAGGGTATTAACAATCAGCCAATAAGCGGTAATTACAAACCACCTGGCGTTGATGAGTGGCTAAAGGCCAACAAGGCCCAAGATATGGAGGAATGA